One Sphaerisporangium krabiense DNA segment encodes these proteins:
- a CDS encoding ribokinase: MRDTLTVVGSANVDLVARVPELPAPGVTAGGGVLSRHPGGKGANQAVAAARLGGTVRFVGAVGADDEGRGLLGRMAGIGVDVSRVRTVAEPTGTALIMVEESGENQIAVCPGANARIDLAGVEFGPGEAVLTQLEIDMRVVLDLAERARGFFALNASPATTLPEELLARADLVIVNQSEYEAMPSLRRGRLVAVTFGARGAALLDHGAEVARAASPRVSAVNSVGAGDAFTAALVLALGRGLPYDQALAAACAVGAAAVQDPSSQPPLKPLDDYVREVPGQGRS, encoded by the coding sequence ATGCGCGACACGCTGACCGTCGTGGGAAGTGCCAACGTCGACCTGGTCGCCCGGGTGCCGGAGCTGCCCGCGCCGGGGGTCACCGCGGGCGGCGGCGTGCTGTCGCGGCACCCGGGCGGCAAGGGCGCGAACCAGGCCGTGGCGGCGGCCCGGCTCGGGGGGACGGTCCGGTTCGTCGGCGCCGTGGGCGCCGACGACGAGGGCCGGGGCCTGCTCGGGCGGATGGCCGGCATCGGGGTGGACGTCTCGCGGGTCCGGACCGTCGCCGAGCCCACCGGAACCGCGCTGATCATGGTGGAGGAGTCGGGCGAGAACCAGATCGCGGTCTGCCCGGGCGCGAACGCGCGCATCGATCTCGCGGGGGTGGAGTTCGGCCCCGGCGAGGCCGTCCTCACCCAGCTCGAGATCGACATGCGCGTCGTGCTCGACCTCGCGGAGAGGGCGCGGGGCTTCTTCGCGCTCAACGCCTCGCCCGCGACGACCCTGCCGGAGGAACTGCTGGCGCGCGCGGACCTGGTCATCGTCAACCAGTCGGAGTACGAGGCGATGCCGTCGCTGCGGAGAGGACGGCTCGTGGCCGTCACCTTCGGCGCCCGCGGCGCGGCGCTGCTCGACCACGGCGCCGAGGTGGCCCGCGCCGCGTCCCCGCGGGTGAGCGCGGTGAACAGCGTCGGAGCGGGCGACGCGTTCACCGCCGCGCTGGTCCTGGCCCTCGGCCGCGGCCTGCCCTACGACCAGGCGCTCGCGGCGGCGTGCGCCGTGGGCGCGGCCGCCGTCCAGGACCCGTCCTCCCAGCCGCCGCTGAAGCCGCTGGACGACTACGTCCGCGAGGTGCCAGGTCAGGGGCGGTCCTGA
- a CDS encoding nucleoside hydrolase, whose protein sequence is MTPSARPTPVYLDCDTGVDDALALALLLASPEADLVGVGTVSGNTGAEQAAANTLALLALAGRAGVPVAVGAGNASVPVPHIHGANGLGDVLLPASGESPAAESAAELLIGLSHTHAGRLHVVAVGPLTNLATALELDGTLPERVASVTVMGGAARSPGNITAVAEANIGNDPEAARRVFAAPWDITLVPLDVTLVNRLTEDDRRRLEESGRPVARTLGLILNRYFDFYVSVYGLRCAALHDPLAAALAIGCVEPLLAPRVSVTIDDTHGPGRGQTICDLRGQWRDYPEQPGVRSRVVLSTTQPLAPILMERLLAL, encoded by the coding sequence GTGACGCCCTCGGCGCGGCCGACGCCCGTCTACCTCGACTGCGACACCGGCGTCGACGACGCGCTCGCGCTCGCCCTGCTGCTGGCCAGCCCCGAAGCGGACCTGGTGGGGGTCGGCACGGTGAGCGGGAACACCGGCGCCGAGCAGGCCGCCGCCAACACCCTCGCCCTGCTGGCCCTCGCCGGGCGGGCCGGGGTTCCCGTGGCGGTCGGCGCGGGCAACGCCAGCGTCCCCGTGCCGCACATCCACGGCGCGAACGGGCTCGGCGACGTCCTGCTGCCCGCCTCGGGGGAGAGCCCGGCGGCGGAGAGCGCGGCCGAACTGCTGATCGGGCTCTCCCACACCCACGCCGGCCGGCTCCACGTCGTGGCGGTCGGCCCGCTCACCAACCTGGCCACTGCCCTTGAGCTGGACGGCACGTTGCCCGAGCGGGTCGCGAGCGTGACCGTCATGGGCGGCGCGGCGCGCAGCCCGGGCAACATCACGGCGGTGGCCGAGGCGAACATCGGCAACGACCCCGAGGCCGCCCGGCGCGTGTTCGCCGCGCCGTGGGACATCACGCTCGTCCCCTTGGACGTCACGCTGGTCAACCGGCTCACCGAGGACGACCGGCGGCGGCTGGAGGAGTCCGGGCGGCCCGTCGCCCGGACGCTGGGCCTGATCCTCAACCGCTACTTCGACTTCTACGTGTCGGTGTACGGCCTGCGCTGCGCCGCCCTGCACGACCCGCTGGCGGCGGCCCTGGCGATCGGCTGCGTCGAGCCGCTCCTCGCGCCGCGCGTGTCCGTCACCATCGACGACACCCACGGGCCGGGGCGCGGGCAGACGATCTGCGACCTGCGCGGCCAGTGGCGGGACTATCCGGAGCAGCCGGGCGTCCGCAGCCGCGTGGTCCTGTCGACGACGCAGCCCCTGGCCCCGATCCTGATGGAACGACTGCTCGCCCTGTAG